A genomic stretch from Geitlerinema sp. PCC 9228 includes:
- a CDS encoding ABC transporter permease, which translates to MTTEPTVRSPSVEEEEEVAVSDSKPKFRLSAQFFYMGLMFFLMYLPIGVLTFYSFNDSAYSAGWQGFTLKWYVELSQDSRIIGALGNSLVVALVSVVVSAVLGTLMAVGLARYKFLGKNLYLGISYLPLIVPDIAIAVATLVFLAAIGIPLSLWTIIGAHVVFCLAYIAIVVSTRLGDLDPNLEEAAMDLGATPIQAFIKVLLPQLTPGIISGCLLAFVLSLDDFLIASFTAGTGATTLPMEIFSRIRTGVKPDVNALSVILILASGFIAAAGEYIRYRSERGKES; encoded by the coding sequence ATGACCACGGAACCCACAGTACGTTCCCCGTCAGTGGAGGAGGAAGAAGAAGTGGCTGTATCGGATTCCAAGCCTAAATTCCGTCTATCCGCACAATTTTTCTACATGGGATTGATGTTCTTTCTCATGTACCTACCCATTGGTGTATTGACGTTTTATAGCTTTAACGATTCGGCTTACAGTGCGGGATGGCAAGGTTTTACCCTCAAGTGGTACGTCGAGTTAAGTCAGGATTCGCGCATTATTGGTGCTTTGGGCAACAGTTTGGTGGTGGCGTTGGTGTCGGTGGTGGTTTCTGCTGTTTTAGGTACGCTCATGGCGGTGGGTCTGGCGCGCTATAAGTTTTTGGGAAAAAATCTCTATCTGGGCATTTCCTATCTCCCTCTCATTGTCCCCGATATCGCGATCGCGGTGGCCACATTGGTCTTTTTGGCGGCCATTGGTATTCCCTTGAGCCTGTGGACCATCATTGGCGCTCACGTGGTCTTTTGCCTCGCCTATATTGCCATTGTGGTTTCGACCCGTCTGGGAGATTTAGACCCCAACTTGGAAGAAGCTGCCATGGATTTGGGTGCTACTCCCATACAGGCTTTTATCAAAGTCTTGCTGCCCCAACTTACGCCTGGCATTATTTCCGGCTGCCTGTTGGCTTTTGTTCTGAGTTTGGATGATTTCTTAATTGCTAGTTTTACTGCCGGTACGGGTGCCACTACCTTACCTATGGAAATCTTTAGCCGCATCCGTACGGGAGTCAAACCCGATGTGAATGCTTTGAGTGTTATTCTTATTTTGGCATCTGGTTTTATTGCTGCGGCAGGGGAATACATCCGCTACCGCAGCGAACGGGGCAAAGAATCTTGA
- a CDS encoding ABC transporter permease, with protein MGPLVLLGPPGLWLLLLLVFPTLVILELSLVPDIRPGDLVNPSGFDNYLRVFNSVNLKVMGQSLMFATGTMLICLFLGFPVAYNIALNSPKQWQNLLLLGFVLPLWTSSLLRSYAWVTILEGQTGVLDTLLTGLGLPALRLLNQPMAVIIGMSYSYLPYMVLILYATLEKLDHRVLEASADLGATPFQTFWKITVPMSFKGIAAGSLLVFITALGDFVDPELLGGASSMTIARLIYNQFLGPTQNWGFGSALSMVLILLVSIAIALLLRYGDSRPQKS; from the coding sequence TTGGGACCCTTGGTTTTACTAGGTCCCCCGGGATTGTGGCTGCTCTTGCTGTTGGTGTTTCCTACCCTGGTGATTTTGGAACTGAGTTTGGTTCCAGACATTCGTCCGGGGGATTTGGTCAATCCTTCTGGGTTTGACAATTACCTGCGGGTTTTCAATAGCGTGAACCTCAAGGTCATGGGGCAATCTCTAATGTTTGCCACAGGTACCATGCTAATTTGCCTGTTTCTAGGATTTCCCGTGGCCTACAACATTGCTTTGAATTCTCCCAAACAGTGGCAAAACCTATTGCTGCTAGGCTTTGTGTTGCCCCTATGGACTTCTTCTTTGTTGCGTTCCTATGCCTGGGTAACGATTTTGGAAGGACAGACGGGGGTTCTCGATACGCTGTTAACTGGTTTGGGATTGCCTGCTTTGCGGCTGCTCAACCAACCTATGGCGGTGATTATTGGCATGAGCTATAGCTATTTGCCTTATATGGTGCTGATTTTATACGCTACGCTAGAAAAGCTGGACCACCGGGTTTTGGAAGCTTCGGCGGATTTGGGGGCGACCCCTTTTCAAACCTTCTGGAAAATTACCGTACCCATGTCGTTTAAAGGCATTGCTGCCGGGTCGCTGTTGGTGTTTATTACGGCTTTGGGAGATTTTGTGGACCCGGAACTGTTGGGTGGCGCTTCCAGTATGACCATTGCTCGTTTGATTTACAATCAGTTTCTCGGTCCTACCCAAAATTGGGGTTTTGGATCGGCGTTGAGCATGGTATTGATTTTGCTTGTTAGCATTGCGATCGCGTTATTGCTTCGCTATGGCGATTCCAGACCGCAGAAATCTTAA
- a CDS encoding YdcF family protein, which translates to MWKRTIIRRLAIALLGIFSIFGVPLLFHLSALPAAANAQLDAVLVLGGSIRREVYVAQLARDWQTSNRTIPILISGGSDPPCTVKVFHLFDAPKENVWLEKCATSTFDNFYFSVPIIKQWQARKIKLITSETHLPRAAWLAKVLFAAQGIWVEVDLAKEIGIPANQESTLKTILDVTRSLLWAVVSQLYTPKCDRLQALSTVNMERWQERGFDCEPQSDLPW; encoded by the coding sequence ATGTGGAAACGGACAATTATACGTAGGCTTGCGATCGCATTGTTGGGCATTTTCAGTATTTTTGGCGTTCCCCTGTTGTTTCACTTGTCGGCTTTGCCGGCAGCTGCCAACGCCCAGTTGGATGCGGTCTTGGTTTTGGGAGGTAGCATTCGTCGGGAAGTTTATGTTGCCCAACTAGCTAGGGATTGGCAAACATCCAATCGTACTATACCCATTCTCATTTCAGGAGGTTCCGACCCACCTTGCACTGTAAAAGTTTTTCATTTATTTGATGCTCCCAAGGAGAATGTATGGCTGGAAAAATGTGCCACATCTACATTCGATAATTTTTATTTTTCCGTTCCTATTATTAAACAATGGCAAGCGCGGAAAATTAAACTTATAACCTCCGAGACGCATTTGCCTCGCGCTGCTTGGTTGGCTAAGGTTTTATTTGCTGCCCAAGGAATCTGGGTGGAAGTGGATTTAGCAAAAGAAATTGGAATTCCCGCCAATCAGGAAAGTACCCTCAAAACCATTTTGGATGTGACCCGTAGCCTGCTGTGGGCTGTGGTTAGCCAGCTTTATACACCAAAATGCGATCGCTTGCAAGCTCTGAGTACAGTCAATATGGAACGCTGGCAGGAACGAGGATTTGATTGCGAACCTCAGTCGGATTTGCCTTGGTAG